A window of Phytoactinopolyspora mesophila genomic DNA:
CACTCCCATCCGCTGGCCGCAGCACCGGCGGTGGAGTTATCCGACCTAGCCGACGCGCTCTGGGTGGCCATCCCCGGCGACGGCTGCTTCGCCGAGTGCTTCGCGGCCACCTGTGCTCGCGCCGGCTTCACGCCCAAGGCACTACATGAGATGGACCCGCCGTCATGTGTGTACATGGTGCAGACCAGCCGTGCCGTCGCGCTGTGCCAACCGACCTTTCGACCGCCTCCGGGTCTGGTCAAGGTTCCCATCGCCGGGACGCCGTTGCGCTGGCGGCAGCTGATCGGGCACCACTCCTTCAACGCCGTGAACGCAGATGCCGTCGTCGACCGCGCTCGAAGCGCCTATCTCGACGTCATCGGCGACAGCACTCGTTACCGCGACTGGCTGCAGCGGCACCGGCAGTTCGGGCTCGCCGCCTAGCGCACCCGTTCGGGCACCAGCGCACAACACCACGTGGACTCGGACCGGCCCATCCGGTCGCAGCTATGGTTGGGTTCTCAGCTGCGCGGAGTCACGCGGCGGAACCTCTCTGGCCGCGCCCCGATTACGTGCGGTGGCCAGGACTGAACCAGCGAGAATGAGCGCGAAGCCGACCCCGGTGATTGCCGTCGCGGATTCGTTCAACACCACGATCCCCAGCACAAGTGCGACAGCTGGATTCACGTAAGTGATGACCGTGGCCCGGGCCGGCCCCACCTCGGCAATGAGCCGATAGAAGACCAGAAATGCCGTAGCCGTGCAGATGAGCCCCAGCCCACCGGCGGAGAGCCACACCGGGGTACTGAGCGGCTCGGCCGGCCATTGGGCGACACCGACCGGCAGATAGACGACGGCGGCAACAGTGATCGACACCGCCATGACACCCAACGCGGGCAGAGCGGCCAAGTACCGGGCCAGAATCACCGGCCCGACGGCATAGCTGACCACAACGCCGGCGACAGCGGCGACCGACCACAAACTGGACGCCTCGACATCGAAGCCGACCAGCGCCGCCACACCCGCGAAGCCCACCAACAGTCCGGCCACCCGGCGGCGATCGACCCGCTCCTGTCTCGTCGTCACCACCAGGATCGCCCCGACCAACGGCACGGCGGCGATCAACAGGCCGGTGAGGGAGCTAGAGAGCTCGTGCTGGGCGTAGCCCAGGAGAAGCCAGGGAACGCAGATCTCGATGGCGGTGAACGCCAGCAGCGGGCGCCAGTGCTTCAGGACCGGGCGGATCTGATCCTTCGCGATAGCTATCGGCAGCAGAAGCACGGCCGCTATCGCCGTCCGGGCGAGCACCAACGAAGCGGGCGTGAGCTCGTCGATGGCGACCTTGATGAAGAGATACGGCACGCCCCAGATGAGGCTCATGGCGATGAACAGAACCCACCCGCGACGCGACACTATGGCCCTCCTCGGCCTATGGCCGACGGACGGCCTGCACAACTACTGCTGAATCATGCACCCACTGGCCCCGTCGCGGCCATGACGGCCGTCACACAGGGACTTCTTCTGGGCCGCCGGAGCTCAACCATGCCTGTAACGCGAACGAGGTCCGCCCCGGACGAATCCGGGGCGGACCTCGTTCTCTTAGTGCGTTGAGTCAGCGCCTAAACGCTGGGCTTCACACCGTGGTAGCACTCCGACGGCCACGGATGGCGAACGCAGCGCCACCGGCGGCCAGCAGGCCGACACCCACGAGGATGAACAGCATGCTGCTCGAACCGGTGTCGGGCAGCTCGTCGCCGTCCTCGTCATCGTCATCGTCATCACGGGTGACAACGGTGAAGTCGACGGAGGCCTGCGAGTCGGTCAGCTCCGGGTCGCCGTCTTCGGCCGTGGCGAAGGCGGTCAGCGTGTACTCGCCGTCCTCCAGCGCCTCGTCCGGGGCGAACGACCAGTTGCCGTCCTCGTCGATCTCGAACTCGCCTTCCCAGGTAACCAGGTCCTCGTCCTCGTCGGCCGTGGCCAACTCGTCCGAGGCGGCACCGAGAGCGGGCTCGGCGTCGTCAGCGGTGATGGTGCCCTCGATCTGCAGACCGACGAGCGCGCCCGGGAACGAAGTCCCCTCGAAGACGACGTCGCCAGCGACCTCGCCACCGTCCTCAGGCACCGTGATGGTGACCTCAGGCTGGGTGATGCCCAGGTCGGACACCGTGACGCTCTGGGCGTCGTCACCGGCCACCTGGGTCACGGTGGCGTCGAAACGTGCACCGCGGGGAAGGTCGGAGTCGGGGCTGATCTCCCAGCTGCCTTCGTCGTCGATCGTGGCCGCACCGAACTCGTCGTCGCCGACGCTCAGCGTGACGTCCGCGCCGGGCTCGCCGGTGCCCTCGAACGGCGGGCGGGCGTTGCTGGTGGTCTGGCCGTCGGACGGAGAGTCGACAACCAGGTCCTCGACGTCCGGCTCCGGCTCGCCCTCTTCGATCGTGAAGGAACCGGGGGTGGCCGCGGACTGCGAGTGGTTGCCGTAGAACGCCTGCGCCGTGTAGTCGTACTCGGCGCCGACCTCGAGCTCCTCCTCGACCTCGATGACGAACTCGCCGTCACCGTCGATCTCGACCTCGAACTCGCCCAGGCCCTCGATGTTCACCGTGGCGCGGTGGTTGGCACCGGCGTTGGCGACCGAGCCGCGGATGGTGGCGCCGGTCTCGTCGCCGAAGGCCTCATCGATGACCGGAGCGTTCACCTCGACGTTGAGCTCCCAGTCGGACCCGAACAGGTCAAAGGCGTTGTGGGTGTCGCTGGAGACCGCGTAGCTGATGCTGAAGTCGCCGCCGCCCCACGTGTCGCAGGTCGTCCGGCCACCATGCGTGGACGCAGAGTTGACGCCAAGCGCGTAGTTTCCTACCACTGTGGAGCCACCGCTGTCGCCGCCGAGCATGCAGGCCTCGAAGACAAACCCTGCGACGTCAATGCCACCGACATCGATGACCTCGTCGGTAGCCAGGATTTCGCCGCAGGTCCAGCCCGAGCTGGCACCAGACTTGCATGCCTGAGCACCGACCACGGCGTCAATGGAATCGTGAATGGTCACGGCGCCATCGGCCGGGTTGCCGGTGCCGCCTCCCCACTCCGAGACCTCGGGAACATTGTCCCAGCCGGCCTCGGTGACATCGATGAGACCAGCATCGTGCGGCTGGTGTTCGCCATCGAATCGGGCCGGTGCGAGGTGCGTGCCGATCGGGTCACCGAAGTTCTCCGGCCCCAGCTCGCCGTCCAGGACCGGCTCGTCAATGTCGAGGTGGAAAACACCCACGAGTTGTTCGTCGGTCGTCGGGTGCAAGGCACAGTGCCCGGCGGTCAGGTAGCGGTCGGCCCCGCCGGCGTCATAGCCGGAGAAGGCGAACGAGCAGCGGCTGGCTGAATTGCCGTCCTCATCCGCGGACACGTAGCCGTACCCGCCTCGCAGGTCCTCGGCTAGCTCGAACTCGGCGTCCCTGAAGTCGTCGTTCGACTGTGGCTTGCCGACCTCGACCTTGGCTCCGATGGCCGCGACTGCCTC
This region includes:
- a CDS encoding EamA family transporter encodes the protein MSRRGWVLFIAMSLIWGVPYLFIKVAIDELTPASLVLARTAIAAVLLLPIAIAKDQIRPVLKHWRPLLAFTAIEICVPWLLLGYAQHELSSSLTGLLIAAVPLVGAILVVTTRQERVDRRRVAGLLVGFAGVAALVGFDVEASSLWSVAAVAGVVVSYAVGPVILARYLAALPALGVMAVSITVAAVVYLPVGVAQWPAEPLSTPVWLSAGGLGLICTATAFLVFYRLIAEVGPARATVITYVNPAVALVLGIVVLNESATAITGVGFALILAGSVLATARNRGAAREVPPRDSAQLRTQP
- a CDS encoding LPXTG cell wall anchor domain-containing protein, which codes for MSNSTGRYRGARRFASVLAASALVGTGAIAFTGIAHADESTPVAALETFNAEDFAAQAAELPAGLTEAIQRDLGISAEVYLANSEAAKAAADAAAALSASGVGVEGVAIDGQDVTIYVAAEADVEAVAAIGAKVEVGKPQSNDDFRDAEFELAEDLRGGYGYVSADEDGNSASRCSFAFSGYDAGGADRYLTAGHCALHPTTDEQLVGVFHLDIDEPVLDGELGPENFGDPIGTHLAPARFDGEHQPHDAGLIDVTEAGWDNVPEVSEWGGGTGNPADGAVTIHDSIDAVVGAQACKSGASSGWTCGEILATDEVIDVGGIDVAGFVFEACMLGGDSGGSTVVGNYALGVNSASTHGGRTTCDTWGGGDFSISYAVSSDTHNAFDLFGSDWELNVEVNAPVIDEAFGDETGATIRGSVANAGANHRATVNIEGLGEFEVEIDGDGEFVIEVEEELEVGAEYDYTAQAFYGNHSQSAATPGSFTIEEGEPEPDVEDLVVDSPSDGQTTSNARPPFEGTGEPGADVTLSVGDDEFGAATIDDEGSWEISPDSDLPRGARFDATVTQVAGDDAQSVTVSDLGITQPEVTITVPEDGGEVAGDVVFEGTSFPGALVGLQIEGTITADDAEPALGAASDELATADEDEDLVTWEGEFEIDEDGNWSFAPDEALEDGEYTLTAFATAEDGDPELTDSQASVDFTVVTRDDDDDDEDGDELPDTGSSSMLFILVGVGLLAAGGAAFAIRGRRSATTV